The Amaranthus tricolor cultivar Red isolate AtriRed21 chromosome 14, ASM2621246v1, whole genome shotgun sequence DNA window CTGTTGTCGTGACGAAATCAAATGTCATGGTCGAAATTTTCCAAACACCACGGACAGATTGGCATCGCAATATTATTGTCACTATTTAGACGTACGTTTCCTTGTATAATGGATGTTGCCTTCACTTTCCTCGTAGTGGATGTTGCCTTCACCACCTACTTTTCAAGAAGGTTTAGCTTTGATATGGACTTATGAATTGTATTTACACAAGTATTTTTAATCTACACAaaatttatttaacaaaatatatagtCAGGATAATAAATATGTGGAGAAGGTCTCAACATtacatatcatttttttttaaaccaaATGATTTTTGCActtgatatatatgatttaaTTCAAAAACATCTCTTTCGTCTAAGCTTATTATTGCATTTAGGAAAAAACAATTTAGATGTGTTGTTTGGATTATGACTgatatttttattgtattttaaacaattttgttcaaattaattagtaattcatttaaaattctaaatgaGCGAGTTTAAGTATATTCTGGGTGCCGATCGTTTAGGGTGTCCACAGGGGCCCCAAATTAGttttaagattatttttttttttaatacaaattcttaaatgagatgatCTAATGGTGAAACTAAGTATATTGGGTTGATCGCTGACCCGTGTATGTTTAGTATATTAAAATGATGacctataattttaaagtgatcaattaaagaaattgatttattttatggGTCTGCCTCATAGGGAGACGGACgagctttttttttcttaattttgtatAACAAGCTCAGCAGTTCATACTTAATTTTTCGCTTTTTACagatttgtttgattttgagattaatgttttattattattcaagcACACACTATTTTGTTTTAGAATATAATTACACATTTTGGTGTTAAGTATTATTATACTTATacaattttctttaataatccatCAAAGCGTAAGGGCCCTATTTtgaaagaaattgaaaaaaaaaggatcTTCTATAGATTTGAATGTATTGTCAAAGAACTAACTTGGTCAAAAGATTATTGAGGCTCTAAGATATGTTATAAACTTCAACACGCCCCCTCATATGAGAgtcctttgggctagaagtgtggatgtcgCACATACTCTCCTTATACATGACGTTTAATATTCTACTTTGAATGAGAAATGTTGAGATTCTAATCCATGACCACTTGTCAAGTTGGCTCTAATACCATTtcaaggaactaactcaactgaaagcttaagctgatggttgaggtcggctctaagatatgttatatattctaatacaTATGTAAATGTACACAGAGGAGGTATGGATGCCGTGCAATGATGCTAGAAACAGTAGCAGCCGTGCCAGGAATGGTCGGAGGAATGCTTCTCCACTGCAAATCCATTCGAAGATTCGAGCACAGTGGTGGATGGATCAAAGCACTTCTAGAAGAAGCCGAGAATGAGCGTATGCACCTCATGACATTCATGGAGGTAGTGAACCCTCGTTGGTACGAACGTGCTCTTGTATTTGCTGTTCAAGGTGTGTTCTTCAATGCCTACTTTGTTGCCTACATACTATCTCCTAAGCTGGCACATCGTATCGTTGGGTACCTCGAGGAAGAAGCTATACATTCCTACACTGAATTTCTTAAGGAGATTGATAATGGTAATATTGAGAATGTGCCTGCTCCTGCTATTGCTATTGATTACTGGAGGTTGCCTTCTGATGCTACTCTTAGAGATGTTGTTATGGTTGTTCGTGCTGATGAGGCTCACCATCGTGATGTTAATCACTTTGCATCGGTATGTACTTGCTTttgcttattattattatgctaAACATCTAGTTTTAACTTGGTGGGTATGAGTTTAATCGTGATGGGTATATTCGGTCACTTGACATAATACCAGATACAATCTAGTATAagatcttatatatatatatatatatatatatatatatatatatatatatatattatccaTTCCCATTACATAAATGAAATTGTAGAGTTATATATGAGTAAGGTGTGTGCTATATTTAACATATCTAGACCTTAAATCTCAAGTATATTTGATGGGCCTGCATGATCAGTGTAATATAATTCGTTAGCTAATTCGTCTTTTAAATAGCGATTGGCTCAATTTGCCCAAGAATAGACCAACTCCgattataatttactttttcGATTCACAATTCGCGAGATtaatgaatcatgtgacactgcaCATGATGAAATGGAGTTTATAATATATGACgagatttaaattataaaattaatgtttttttttagttgatgtaagagtatataatatattctaaggcctcaaccatcagtttctctgataccatgtcaaataACTGATTTATCTAAAAACTTAAATCGATGGTTGAAGCTCTAGGGtatgttatatactcaaatAGTTGATTCCTCGACAATACATATAAAATCTTTTATGTGCTATGTGTCATAGGTGATTggtatgaaaattttaggtGGATGTATGTATGATGGTAAGGATACCCAATATCCGTACACATCTGCCCGGTTTttctttgtatttatatatttaaaggcTCATATATAAGAATATTTTCATGTTTGTGGAATAATACAAGTATCGAGAATGTTGAACTACATGCAGGACATCCATTATCAAGGTCGTCAGTTAAATGAAGCTCCTGCTCCACTTGGTTATCACTGAAAAGTGATCAGTAGTTCATATGGTCTCTGAGTATTACAAGTTCAGTCATTGCTAATGTTGGTCATACTCGGTATTATTTTCGTTCTGAAATTTTAGCAACTGATAGTGATATATTATATGACATATTGTGTGGGaaaatatcactattaattgcaagtataatgaaacggtATAAGTATGAAATATATTACCTTGTTGTAAGAGTACactattctttgttttcttctttttagtTTGTAAACTAATGGAATAATGATACTATTTTATTCTTACATTTTTTTGTATTCCTGCCAACTGCCAAGGAATTATCTTGTGGATTCGcttggattgagtgtaaatatttaacttgtaaataaaagttaaaatagaaaaataaagttaattaccTAGAATATTAAGggaatttgattgttagagGGAAAAGTGGTGAAATACTTTCCTCCACATTATTTTTTCATTCatggtttttaatttattcttattgcttttataatattataatcacTTCATTTGCATGTTATTTACCtttatttcattagtttgactGTTTTATcccataaatatttatattcaatttattttaatttaagctCAACTATGTCAAAATCTAACATATAGTATGGGTCTAACTATGATGTTTATCGGGGCTTAGTAAGAAGAGAAACTACCAATTTATAAGAAACTACCAATTGAAGAGGTGAACGAAGTTCTCAAGAAAATGGGGACAATCTAACGATGAATCTACCTAGGGTTTTTTCCACCTTCTAAACCAAGACTTTTATCAGCTTAAGAAGTTGTTTGGATTGAGGGTGAATATTTTAGGGgataaaaaagtcaaactaatgtaACAAAACTAATTAGAGATGCAAATAAagttattgaaataattgtaatagagctaaaatgagtaaaaaataaaaaaaatgaataaaaaagagGTTGATCTCCCTTATTAGAAGGTAAAAAATTCCCCCATCCTTCCTTAGGGTAGAGTCTTGCTTACCTTTCTCATTAGATCTCCCCCCTATATATATAACCTTCGTTTAAATATACTTgccacatttattttttttttcacgcagtctaatacactaattaaatatttaatatctttaattatataataaaaaattataaaaaattaatattaataatcattgcattaagatgaatcaaaaaagatattacgtaactatattttaacatataaattgaAAACTAGTCACATAGTAAAAATAGTACATAATTTCTAATGTTACAAGTAATTTAAAATAGAGAAAGTATGTAAAATAAGGTAATAaggattaaatatttaaaaacagcTGTAGGTAGTGCTATACAAATTGGATTCGTATAGTTTTTACAAAATATGAATTATGTTAGActcaatttttaattgtttaaagcagaatattattatttgatgatCAGCGTTAATTTGGAAGAAACTACATTTTTGTATTACGAATTGACGGCGGCTACATTTGAGGGACGAAATGGCGTTCCATTCTCATTTTTGAAGTCAAAACTTTGATACAACCTCCATCATACTAACCTCCTTTCATTTGTTTTCCATCATATATATcaatctaattatttttttataagtatttttattgcttaaatttacaatttttaaaaattttaaattaataaaatttacatccaATCCAAACGTATCAAATCAAATtctacttaattatattttttcaattatttatgaaatcttttttattttatttattaaatgagtattatttagtgtattggatattttgagatggttaaacataatatacttttattaaaattgtttgttatttataaaattgattGCTTAAATGCAATGTTTATTTCTAATATGATTCAGGTTGTAACTATTTTTATGTAagtcaattatatttttcatggtAAAAaccatttttttgtttaaacttttataaaataattttacatatttttctgttaaatttgattttgaaatgtgttattactttatataaattaatgtaatatatgtcggaaaatttaataaatccGTGCATCGCACGGGCACTATCTTGTAGAATATAATAAATTGGAGAATAAGGTGCGAGTTAGTAAAGATAAGTCTATATTATGAATTCTATGAATAGTTTTTTAGATGCTGATCATAGTATTCTATGAATAGAATACACTAAATAcgataatgatgatgaagaataaatctATATTAAACATTACCTAGAAAccaataattagaaaataaaaattaaatcaaaagatATATAAAGGAGAGAAACCTAGCAGAGTTGAgctttttacaagaaaattatgATTTCAAACTATACTAAATTTTAATTGGAGAAATGTATGGCCAATATACACAGACAGTCTATAGTCATTGCCATTGATCTCTGATGATGTTCTAAGTAAAAGGGAAGATCAAGAAATGGAATGAACAAGTAAAAGTGTAAAGGAAGGAAAACCTGCAGAGATGGGAAGAGAGCACAAAAAGATGCCCAATAGATCATGTAAAAGGCCTATAATTGAACGAACCCCCTTCTGATATTCAAGATATGTCGCCTAAAATGTTCCTGCGTGCATAATCTGAGAGACTGGGATTTCTGGATATACTTCCCGTAGCTCCAAATACCGAGGAGCTGCTTCCTGATCTCATTCTCCAGTATTATTTATTTCATGTCGTTTCGGTGTTAGTAGTTTGATCAAGGTAATTGTTTTCTATTTACAGGATTAAGTTTGGATCTGTCGAGATCCAGTCCTTCCTTTTTTGCGGCAGTAGCAGCAGCTGCTTTTTCTTTCATGGCTTCTTTCTCCATCTTCTTTTTCTCGGCTTCTGCTTGCTGTTTGTTTTCTTCTCGAGATTTGTTGAACAGTTTTACAAAGACAAACAATATCTGGGTTACTGCAGACAGAAATATTCATGTTATTTTTGAGGgtcaaaagaaatttattttccaTCCTCAGAATTACCACGAATCAGAATTGAGAAAATACCGATTCACATACAGCGTAATCCAGGAGCACCAGGTGCATAAACGgaaagaaaatatttatatttatacataaaaagGCTAAAATCTTTCAACCAATACATTATGGAAGTGTTAACAAACAAGCATGAGCGCAAGTGTAGGCCATGGCtatttttatctaataaaaTCTATCACCATTACTTAGTCCGTTCACATCTCGATTCTCATAAATAAATCAGTCATATATATCCAACACAGTCTACAACATAATGGCTTGAAGCAGAGgactgatttttaaaaattaaaaaaaaaacaaagatcaGGAATGACGACTGAGCATCAATTGTAGATTGAACGACTTAGAAATGTTTGCGCGAAGAAAGACATGAAAGTGATCACTTGAACAAAGTAAGAATTCAAGATAGGGAAGAGAGAAGGGAAAAACTTGGTAGTTTCCAAGGGCGTGCTTAGAAGTTGCAAATTGATTCAGGAAAATGAAAAGTGGAATGTGAGATGAGCATAATATAGTGATGGTTGAATAGAGAAACATGTAAATCCAGTATACATTAAACGTATCTTAGGCGAAGAAAAAGGCAGAAAGGAACTTGTGCCTAAGTTACAGGAGAGGTAAAAGGAGACAGCACGACTGACGTAACAAATCAGGGGGAACAGTAGGGTGGCATTCCCGAATTCAGTTTTTGTTGGAGAATCCATCTCTCAAATGCTAGATTGAATCCAAGCATTATTGCTTAACATTGCAAAATCCCAAAAATTTCTTATCTAATCTATGAATACATTTTATTGTCGCAAGCCTTGAATTCTTCTGCAGTTCTAGTACGGATGGGATGGAGAAATATTACCTTcatttagtaaaataaaaatgagaaacAATTACCCTTGTGCTTAATTCAAAGACTAAAATAATTCCACCTCCATCAATTACAAGTATATGCGCCTAATTGCTTCCTAGTTCATACTACTTATTTTGTCTCCAATCACCACTTAATTTATCAAATGATTTGCATCTTATCAAAGCATGCCCTAAGAAAGATGTCTCCGAATCAAACAGAGGCAATGGAAGTCCTATGCTCACATACAACATCGAGAGATGAAGGCACAGGATACAGTGAGGGTTCAACAAATGAACAGCACTGGACTCTAGAGTCTTGACTTCGTGAGAAAAAGAGAATCAGTTAATGTAATTTGTGGAGCGAATTGACCAATTATATACCACCACATTTTGACCATTTTATGTACCTCAGATAATGAGTTAGCAACACACACCATTGTTTCATAAACAGGAACTCATGTCAGAAATGAGTACTTGTACAGTGTCCTACTAACCTAATTCACAAAAAAGTTACATCATTTTGTCTCAAATTAAATTCGAAACATCAAGGGTGTGACATGAATACTTTAGATAAATAATAAGCCCAAGTAATTCCATCTTAAAATCTTTATGTTCTCTAACTTAGTGTCCAACATATATTGAAATGTCATATATTGATTATGTTCTCTAACGAAAAATGTTTGATGACAATATGATATTCATATTAtaattgcaaaaaattttaaatttcgtTATCATCGCGCTAGGCCActaatataatgcaaaatggAAAAAGAAGGTACCTTACCCCATCATCCACAGCAGTCTATCTAAGTGCTTCTGTCTATCGAAGAGAAGAGGAGAAAAAAGATAAGGAATTTAGGAACCAAGAAGACaggaaaaaaatgaagaatccAATAGAAAGAGAAATCGAAAtggaggaaaactaagagaaagaaaaaaagataaattgaaagaaaaaaccAAGAAAAGATGTTGACATGAAATCAAAGAAAGGAAAATggaaagaagaaaataaatagaACTTAGAAAATCAAAAAAGCTAGAgggagagaaggagaaaaataatttaaaaaagtaaaaaagataTATAATCCACAAGCAAGAAGATataaaaagaggaaaaaaaaaaaattaaataaaaaataaaaaggtaccTAGTGATGGTGGAGGCACACGGAAAGCAGTCTGCTAAGATTTATGACTAAGAAAATCCTAATTCTCCccttttctctttctctctcttcaaaAAGAAGAGTAAATCCTTTTTCCTCTTCTTTCTCTATCTTTGAAGAAGACTTACTCTTCGACTGTAACTAacagattattaaaaaaacatttctCCCGCCAAAAAATCTGAAGCCAAGAAAACGT harbors:
- the LOC130799880 gene encoding ubiquinol oxidase 2, mitochondrial-like, with translation MMTRAASKAARSIVTGIVLPRYFSTTITSNGSILRSSETAAYKLFNGVSHVPGGGSDHVHGVVAGFIRLPVRYKSTATLQEETEVKGVKEEKEKETGSTGDGGSQENAVVSYWGVQPKKIVSEDGTEWKWSCFMPWETYKADTSIDLTKHHAPKKFLDKMAYWTVKALRWPTDLFFQRRYGCRAMMLETVAAVPGMVGGMLLHCKSIRRFEHSGGWIKALLEEAENERMHLMTFMEVVNPRWYERALVFAVQGVFFNAYFVAYILSPKLAHRIVGYLEEEAIHSYTEFLKEIDNGNIENVPAPAIAIDYWRLPSDATLRDVVMVVRADEAHHRDVNHFASDIHYQGRQLNEAPAPLGYH